The proteins below are encoded in one region of Flavobacterium nackdongense:
- a CDS encoding sulfatase-like hydrolase/transferase, translating into MKSTKILSIAIILAAFVGLQNGRAQIAAGHKKPNVIIILTDDMGYGEISCYNKNQIQTPNIDRLANEGVRFTDFYVPTPYCAPSRASLLTGRFPLRHGMVENPAPDANINDIGLNSTEVTLGEAFQEADYKTKCIGKWHLGHKPEFSPLKHGFDEYYGMLYSNDMRPVQLIENNEIVEKTVDQRQLTQKYTSKALEFIDRNQKSPFFLYLAQAMPHKPLAASAPFFTDGNSKELYESVIRELDWSTGEIINKLAKLGILENTILIFMSDNGPWYGGNTGGFKGMKANNWEGGIRVPFIARYPKALPQGKTISTACSSLDIFPTLMALTQTKTNPSIKLDGQNILNIATGKSNSHAPIFSMKDTKIRTIRDGKWKLFLSKPDYFKEIDSEKWIDKRAPDGTTILAPFQQATPTDYPGAKPIQMEGEMLLFDLEKDPFESTNLIDKFPEIKENLIRKYNAFLNTMPKL; encoded by the coding sequence ATGAAGTCAACCAAAATTTTGAGTATAGCCATTATTCTTGCTGCATTTGTTGGCTTGCAAAATGGGCGTGCTCAAATAGCAGCAGGACATAAAAAACCAAATGTCATCATCATCCTAACCGATGATATGGGCTATGGCGAAATCTCTTGTTATAATAAAAATCAAATACAAACTCCCAATATTGATCGTCTCGCCAACGAAGGCGTTCGATTTACTGATTTTTACGTTCCTACACCGTATTGCGCGCCGTCGAGAGCCAGTTTACTTACCGGCAGATTTCCGCTGCGACACGGTATGGTCGAAAACCCAGCTCCCGATGCCAACATCAACGACATCGGATTGAATTCGACGGAAGTTACTTTGGGAGAAGCTTTTCAAGAAGCGGATTACAAAACCAAATGCATCGGCAAATGGCATTTGGGGCACAAACCAGAGTTCAGCCCTTTGAAACACGGCTTCGACGAGTATTATGGTATGCTGTATTCGAACGATATGCGCCCCGTGCAACTCATTGAAAACAATGAAATTGTCGAAAAAACAGTCGATCAGCGCCAGCTTACGCAAAAATACACCTCAAAAGCATTGGAGTTTATCGACCGAAATCAAAAATCGCCTTTCTTTTTGTATTTGGCTCAAGCGATGCCGCATAAACCTTTAGCTGCTTCGGCTCCGTTTTTTACAGACGGAAATTCAAAAGAATTGTACGAAAGTGTCATTCGAGAATTGGATTGGTCTACCGGCGAAATCATCAATAAATTGGCTAAATTGGGTATTTTAGAAAATACAATTCTTATCTTTATGTCGGACAATGGACCTTGGTATGGCGGCAATACAGGAGGATTCAAAGGGATGAAAGCCAACAATTGGGAAGGCGGAATTCGAGTGCCATTTATAGCGCGATATCCAAAAGCGCTACCGCAAGGAAAAACGATCAGCACAGCCTGCTCGTCTCTAGATATTTTTCCGACTTTGATGGCATTAACCCAAACTAAAACCAATCCTTCTATAAAATTAGACGGTCAAAATATACTGAACATCGCCACAGGAAAATCCAATTCGCACGCGCCTATTTTCTCAATGAAAGACACTAAAATAAGAACGATTCGGGATGGAAAATGGAAGTTGTTTTTATCAAAACCCGATTATTTTAAGGAAATTGATTCGGAAAAATGGATCGACAAAAGAGCACCGGACGGAACGACAATCCTTGCTCCTTTTCAACAAGCCACTCCAACAGATTATCCCGGAGCAAAACCAATTCAAATGGAAGGAGAAATGCTTTTGTTTGACCTCGAAAAAGACCCTTTCGAAAGCACTAATCTAATCGATAAATTTCCGGAAATTAAAGAAAATTTGATTCGGAAGTACAATGCCTTTTTAAATACAATGCCAAAACTATAA